Within Ipomoea triloba cultivar NCNSP0323 chromosome 9, ASM357664v1, the genomic segment GAGATCTAGCGATTAAGTCTTACCAATCAAGGGGTTGGATTTATTCGAGGCGGAACGCCGACCTAGCTGGCTGAATTTCCTACCTCGTAGGGCTTAATGCCGGGAATTGGTCCCAAGCTAACTGTGCCGGTGACAGCGATATGATGCCGACCTAATCGTGCTTACAACGTCGGTGGTGGTAATGTCGACCTAACCGGACATAACTACCTACTACGTAAGACTTATATCGAGATATGATCTCGGGTCGATGGTGGCAATGCCGACCTAATCGGGCTTAAGGCGCCGGTGGTGGTAATGCTGACCTAACCGTACTTAATTACTTACTACGCAGGGCTTACACCGAGATATGATTTCAGGCCGATGGTGGCAATGCTGACCTAATCGGGCTTAAGGCACCGGTGGTGGTAATGTCAACCTAACCGGACTTAATTACCTACTACGCAGGGCTTACACCGAGATATGGTCTCGGGCTCATCGTGCCGATGGTGGCGATGCCAACCTAGTCGAGCTTAAGGCGCCGGTGGCGGTAATGCCGACCTAACTGGACTTTGCACACGactaatctatatatatgaccgtgtacaatttacaaagcgagttaaaaattttacaagCTTTAAAAGGTTTAGCTTCGCTTGCTTGCAGCTTCGAATAAGTGGGTTCAAGCGTTTGACAGAGTTCATGGATCTTAATAATCGCGAATGGGCATCTTACTCCCAACGCCCTATGATCGGGCGCCTTGCTCCTGTAGTAGGCATTATACACCaaaaagatcggtccgaggaccataatggccaccttgctcccgtagtggacACTATACACCCAAAAAGATCGGTCTGTGGAccataacgggcaccttgctcccgtagtgggcaccttgctcccacaaattGGTTCGAAGACCGTAACGGGTACCTTGCTCCCCTAGTGGGCACTATACACCAAAAAAGATCAGTCTGAGGAccataacgggcaccttgctcccgtagttggtaccttgctcccacaaatcggttcgaggaccgtactggcaccttgctcccgtaatGGGCACTATACACCCAAAAAGATCGGTCTGGGGAccataacgggcaccttgctcttGTAGTGGCCACATTGCTCCCACaaatcggttcgaggaccgtaacgggcaccttgctcccgtagtgggcactatacacccaaaaagatcggttcgaggaccatAATGGGCACCTTGTTCACGTAGTgtgcaccttgctcccacaaatcggttcgaggaccgtaacaggcaccttgctcccgtagtgggcactaTACATCCAAAAAGATCGGTCAGAGGACCATAACGGGCTCCTTACTCCCACAAATCGGTTCGAGAACCgtaacgggcaccttactctcgtagttttttctgacttttcggtcgtagtgttttttccgaccgccttCGTAATTATACCGGGACATGACCCCATGCTTACAGTGTCGATGGTGGATGGATCAACCTAACCGGacttattacatatatattgcTATTACAATTTTCTAAATATGAGCCTATAACCTATACAATTTACTAGGACTATGCTAAGTTCAGtctacaaaacaaattaaatcatgATCTTAAATGTACAAAGCACGTGCCAGATACACCATCTTTAATTTCCATGCGCCTTCGTCTACCACCTCACCCAGGATTAAAAATGACTAATGCATATGCACTTACACATGAGTATGTGTCATCATAAATGTAATTAGTGCATGCGTGACCATTAATTTCCGTTTGCAAGGGATTGCTAAGGAAGAGGTTTGGAGACTTGTTCAGAGCTTGCACAATGCCGGAAGTGGTCTATAGAGATGGTCGGCTGGAGGTGCGCTTGCTCGTTTAGATACTTTGATAGCTTATGTATCGCCTTGAGCACATATACCGCAAGCTCGGGAGGTAGCATGCAGAATTCATTCACCGGGTTTCTCCGATCATGCACGGGGCGAGGACTCACCTACTCGAGGAAATAATTGGTCGGGCTACCCATTATGCAGAGCCTCTGCTTTGAAACGCATCCAATCGGGAGACTAACTTGGGACTCCGATCAAACCCACCAGCCCGGAATCATGATGTCTACGTCACTGCGTGGTGGTAGAGGTTTGAAACATGCACTGCATGCCTTCACGCAACTGAGGTTGAAGTTTCGTTCGGCCACTAGGTGAAGCTATACTGGCTGCATACGAAACGACCAACTTTgtgatggaaaccgggaagtgAATCACGCCAGGGGAAATCTTAAATGATCACAAAGCCGAATGACGATCGgaatcacacacacacacatatatatatattgagaatattatagtaaattgatccataaaacataaaatataacctttaaccaaacaaggtaatattatatttcacaatTATCCAAACCAAGCACAACAATCCAACTATTTTACATTTCTAGAATCTCAAATTACCTTCTTGGAGGTGGTAATCTCATTACCTGAGTTATCtggtgaaccaaacgccccttaGGGTTAAACAAAACCACCAAAATGAATACAAAAGCATTAGTAGTAAAACCAAAATCAAGAAAGATTATGAATATCGTCACGAACACGAATATTGAGTCTTCTAAGCCATATAGAATGAAGAATCATGTGGAAGACATCATAGCGTTTGGGAGGATTGTTAATCTCGAAATGCCTCCTCATCTTGATGCCCCTCATTTGCAACTTCAAATACTCCATCTGGGAAATCCCCGTCAAGATTTTCTTGAGGTTCGGAATATCCCTCACCGGAATAATCACCGCAAACGCCTTCCAGTTCAGCACGTCGCTGAAGGGAATAATGTATCCCTCCTTTATGAGCACGGGGACGCAGCCCATGTAGAGCGCCTCCACCATTCTGGGACTGGCCACTTCGTAGCCGCTTGGGCAGATGCAGTACTTGCTTTTGCGCATCATGCCGTAGTAGGAAAGCCCCTTGGGAAGGTAGCTATGGATTTGGACGTCTTCGTCGCTTTTGTTCTCCCAGTGTTGCATCAGGATTGGGCGTATCGGGCCGTGGAGGCCGCCGGAGTAGAACACCAACACGCTACGCTCTGACGGAGATGGGCCGCCCAGAAGGCCCTTGGTTGTGCCGTGTGGGAGATGGATTTCCGGGATGGAGACGTCCCTCTTGGGGTCGAATCTTTCTGAGGTGTTGGCGTTGCATAGTGCCCGGATGGAGTTGTTGTGTAGGTTTGGTACCGCAAATGAAATTTCTGGCCCCTGCACCATtgcatgcaaattaaatattagaaaaaatgttGAATTTAGCCCCCTAAAATTTATACTATAAGTCAATTAATTCTCAAAACTTTTGAAAGCTACAATTAAGCTCATCAAAATATTGAAGGCAATTCACTATGATTCCAACAATGCTCCGTCGACTAAAATTGATGATAGACAAACAATCGCCTTTGAAGAAGGTGATCAACAACTAGCTAGCCTTTTAAGAAGATGATCAGCAAGTCACCTTCTCTGCTTTAGCGGTAGCCAACAAGCCGTTGCTTGTTCCTTTTGCGCCTAATTCTAATTTTCAGCTGCTAGCACTATTAAGTAAAGGGAAAGAGTAAATTGCTTTCCTCCCTCCAATTATATGCGCTTCTGGGGGGTTATCAAGCTTCAGTCGGTTATCGCGTTTGATTCCGGtactctttttatttataacagCAACAAACTCACCCCGAATAAGGggaattttttctcaaaaaatctTGCTCCAATCTGACCTAGCTGGCGAGCGATCCCAGTTCGCGACAGAGAACAAGACAGCAAGCGAGCGGTGTAGCCAACCAGAGCCTTGACAGTGAGAACGACAAGGCCATGACTGGCTGGTCACcttcttaaaataaaaaaaaattaaaaaaaaaaaaaaacgaggaCAATTTATTGGTTGTGGGAGTACTTTGGTCTAGGGCTGTCAAAGGTAGGGCGGGTTAGGGCAACAAAAAAGATGGCCTGCAAAATAGCGGGCCTAACTAGCCTAGCCCGCGCAGGCTAACCAGCACGAACCACGTGCCAggcttattaaaaaaaattaaatatgcatatatatgttacacaaCAAGGCTGTACTACTTTGGTCGTCGAAGTCTCTCGAAACTATAGTGACCTGTTattagacctggcaattatggacacgacccattaacacgacacgaaatcggacacgaaaataacgggcTAGTGTTTAGTCTTAATGTGCCCCGGGTCGTTAATGGGTTGACCCTTTAAGGACCCGTTATGTTTCGTGTCTCAACAGATtaacccgttaaacctattaagaacctatttaacccgttaatattatcatgttaacccgtttacacgaaCCCGTTATACAAACCTGTTTATAACCCGCTAAAAACCATTTTCATTTAGGTAAGAATCATTGTCATGAACATGACTAAggatgaatttactacattaggccaagatcctacaccaattattgatgttcaacaatctcaaatttgattttttattgtgttcagttttatttaaaagttagtatggacttctttaattatgatttttggatgttattttatcatttaatgaatgttataaattgaatatttttttagtttgtttgatggattgaattgttgtttttattttttttaattatttttttattttttatgtaacttaactttaaattttagttttttttttaatatattaataggtttCGCGGGTTGAATTGGGTTTCGTGTCGACACTACACAAAACATGTTAACACGTTGTGTCTATTGTATCAACCCGTTTAACacgttaacaaatcgtgttcgtgttaaaaatttgaacgcgttaaccttaacgtgtcgtgtccgtgtttagccttatcgtgttcgtgtaATTATCGTGTCCCGTTAACGAACCGTGTACACGAATTGCCAAGTCTACTTGTTATTACTCATCAATAACTCATTAGTGGACTTAATTAACATGTTGATGtgtttaattataacttttaaaagtgtagAAACCACTCACTTGTCCAATAAAGTTTAAGGACTTTTAACCATGTTTCCTCTCTTCTAAacataatgtttaatttaaaaatattaaaataagggAGTAGATATATACATACCCAGTCATGGCAAGCAACCATGAAATGATCAGCGCCAAGACTCCGATTCCAGAAGGGGTATTTATGGGCAATAACGTTAACATAATCGAAGGCAGTGTTCTTCATTTCAGTCCAGCTATGGGATTCACGAATAAAAACCACATGCGTCAACATGGTAACGCTGATGGGGAGGAAGAAGAGATGAGCCTGGTTTGGGTCAGAGGTTCTGAAGGGAGTGATATCCATTGCCTGAATGAAATAGCCTTCGATTGCATAGGTATGCATGCATGGACCAAAGTGAAATACTGGGGGATCCCCTTCCTTGTACACGTACACCTTCAgtgttttctccatttccaaATAGCTCCTGTCATGTTTTCCATGCATGCAATGCAATTTTAAGCTTTAATTTCCACTCAAACTTATTTAGGAATGTGTGTTTGTGCGTTGTTCATGTGGCACGTCTCCCACTTGATACCTTCCTTCACTTGCAGGAATTAAAGTTAATCTTAGCTACACTTTGACACTggaaattatatatagtattataataataggATTCTTTGTACTATAATAATCTTagctaaaccctaaaccacaCACCATGGATAAATTTTGTAACTTCAATcccaatttattatttatgtggggtcaaagaaaaaaaaaccccaatTTATATCGGGCAAATGAGTGTGGGCAAGCAACAAACAGAGTCTTTTAATTGTTAAGGTAATAAGGCCCACTCCACACAATCGCGTACCTACAAATTTACATTCTTGTAGTTCTTTACCAACTAAGTTCAAAAGATAAACTTTACTAAAAGCGCACTATAAAATATGTGGTGTGGGCTTCAAAGATAGTGTGGAAACTCAATTGTTAAgaataactttaatttataattaatttttctggCCTCCCATTAACTAATTTGGCACACCCAACAATATTTCAGCTACTAAGGTAgttttttgaaaactactaatTAAGGTAGTTAATTAGGCATATATATCATATTGTCACGAGGTCAAAATTCAATTCTTAACCCAAAGGTAAAAGTGTCGCCTAAAAAGACAAAGGAAAAATACAAGTTTGAAAAGTATGGAGAAAATGTACCTGTGAAAAGCCGAGGCATTCCAGTACATAGGACCATTAGGTATGAAGTCGTCATCTTTTGCTGGGTTTCCCCTTAGTATTGAAGCTCGAGATCGCGCAAGTCCAGCTTCCAACATCTCTAACTTGCTGTACCTTctcaatgatgatgatgatgatgtttccTGTATTCAACAATTACCCATCAATTAAAACGTTGTAAAGTTAAAGCAATGGATCGGATTAGAGCTCCAGCCAAATTGGTGagagagtttattaccgaaatggtccctcgactattgcgaaattaccaatttggtcctcgacaatttttcgtacgcaattaagtccctcgagtttgaaaattttaactaatttggtcctccgtttagtttgccgttaaaatcgggaccaaattggtaattttgctatagtcaagggaccaaattggtaattttactatagtcatgggaccatttcagtaaaaaattaattaccaatttggtcccttaactatagaaaaattacgaatttggtcccttgactatagtaaaattactaatttggtctcgattttaacggcaaactaaacggaggaccaaattgattaaaattttcaaaatcgatggacttaattgggtacgaaaaattgtcgaggaccaaattagtaatttcgcaatagtcgagggaccatttcggtaataaactcttggTGAGATTATATATTGACTTTATAATCATGcgctttaattaaaaatttacttaaACTGATTTAACATGATACTCTGCATTAGTTATGAGCAAGCTAaactgatttatttttatttattctgtCATGTCAAGAGGTGTACCATACTCATTTGAgagattagttttttttttttgtttttccaagCAAGAAAGAGGGGATTCGAACTCCCTCATTTGAgagattagtttttttttttttccaagcaAGAAAGAAGGGATTTGAACTCCGAATTCAACCTCTGTTAAGGGACGAGAGTGCACAGTCATTCTGGCCAACCAAGTTATAAGTTGTGAACTGATGTAAGATGCTATTCCATATTAGTTATGAAGAACCTAAGCTGATTTAGCATACTAAGATCAGGTTTTGCACTCCTTTTAAGTAGTGACATGGTTTCAGATTTCCTGGTAACTCAAAAAAGCAGTAGAAagttaaaataagaatttatacCGACGAATTGTTTGGACGGAAAGTTTCTTGTGCCTGGGGAGTTGAAGAGCCATTGAAGACCCCACCGCGGCCGTGTAGGAAGGGAGAAGCGAAGAGCCAAAAGGAATTCCGAGGGCCGGAGAAAACCGCCAAACCCGCCACCAGAAAAAGCGGCATCATAATCCACAAAAGCCTAAAAGATGATGAGAACGAGGCCGCCATCCTTTCTTCAATTCTGATCTCTATCTCTTTCTGTCCTCTCCTTTTTGTTCAATCTGTGAGGAAACTTGTAGGGAAAGAGAGAATAAAGTGAGGGGAGAGCAAAGTCTAGTATAGTAAATGAAGCATGGACAGCGTTTTTGTGATGGTCAGATTTCTCATGCAAAAATGAAAACAGGATCCATGAAATAAATATGGTATATATTTTTCTGCATTGTATATTAATGCGTTGGCATTAAAGTTAACCATCAATCGTCCCGCGTACCAAACAAGGTCGAATACTCTTCCttacaaaaattttacaatgtttatatatatatattattacaaacaaaaaaaataaggtaagaaatatatttttaattttttattccatataaattgctatatatatgtgCTATCTATCTACCATCTACAATTTACATCTCTATCTACATTTACAAGCCAATAAAGTTAAGAttaaaaaatgttgattttagtaattttttatgattttcattttttaccctttattatattattttctttctttaaataACCCACATTCTGttaatataaactttagtaacggaataatccgttaacttttaacatactaattaatttctataataaaagtcttaggttcgaacctcattccaatcagagttgacataattgttaaacatatactacgaatatgttaaagtagattattgaaattgaaaagtGAATACCTAccctattactcttattaaatttaataaattagtattacaaaaaaaatacatatgcatttctttaatttagaattcaatgtttacaatgtctttattcaaaaaaaatattcattatcaaaaaatttttaaaaaaaaagatataattttattagttatattgtctttattttctaccataaaaattatttattatcgaaaaaaaattaaaaagagataatttcattagttacatGTCTTTatcttctacaataaaaattattcattttcaaaaaattaaaaaagagatataattgcATTGgttatatattctttattttctaccatgCAAAGATCCATTACCTTCAAATTATATTTCCGGCTGTACGTGGGCAAAGAAATATAATGTACTTCTAAGAGTTTCACTTCACCGTTTGGTAAAGACAGCGCTAAATACACAGCTAAAGACAGCGCTAAAAGTGAGCAGAGAAATGTAGCTCAGAGTTTCACTTCAGAAGACAGCGCTAAAGGCACCGCTAAAGACAGCGCTAAAGGTGGGCAGATAAGACAGCTGAGGTGCACCGTGCACACCAGCGAATAGGTttgaggaattgaagaagaCGTGAATGTGGAATATAGACCACGAAATAGGTCCGCGGAGGACGACGACCTTTTGGAACGAAGCGTCAACAACTCCAAAACTAAAAGTGAATAACCAATGGAGACAACAACCGAAGGAGATGAACGGCCCTCCACGGGCTCCACCTATGGGGGTAGACTCGAACCTGGATCTAATGGGTCAAGCTGCGGCCCATCAAAAATTTTCGTATAAATATAAAGATAAGCTGAACAACAACATGAAATTTAGGTTCCATGTACCAATCGGAGGTTGTAGAAGACGACCAAGACAAGGAATGGCCGAACATCTACTTAACCAGAGCAGAGAAGTCCGAGCTCAAAATGCCTTGGATTCAATAGCtcgtttttaattttttaaaaattattttaagagatgaacaaatactacattgtaacaagagagtcagtagtactaaaaaaaaataattattttaagagtctcttcaaaaaaaaaaatttattttaagagttaataactgtaaattgtttgatattttaagtttttatgctttaatacttaaatagttaatacttaatagttattatttattaagttattaattattatttattaattattagtatatcactttaatttagttattacttattacatattattttatttaagttattatttattagacaATTACAGTACGTTTGGTTCACGGGATGAATTTGGAGGAAATATGAATAGTATTTCACAGGGGATTGAATAAGTAAGGAATAAAACATGAATTGCATTATATTGTTGGGTTCGTtgaatgaatttggagggaatatgaatattatgtttgtttatatctaagttgtttttaattaataattctttaatataaatatgtgtttttataataataataataataataataataataataataataataataatattgttggaGAGATACATGGAAGGTTGAGAGATTAACTCCTAGCCTAACTTTTTGAGTTTGAATATGTGGTTAACATCCTTCATTCTTCTATATAAATAGCCTAagtaaatacaattacatattttcacgtgtgtgcgtgtgtatatatatatttatgtatatgatTTTATTGGTACCGGGTTAACAATAAAATGGACCTTCGGGGTCCCATGTccccatcaatatatatatatatatatatatatatatatatatatatatatatatatgcgcgcacacacacatataggttgagaaattatatattattattattattagtatttcttttttgagaaaattattagtattattattgtttgttggttttatctcccaAGGGATGGTCGAACGGCGAGACAACACAACtgatcaaataaataataataaataatagcgaaggaaaaaataaatagacACAAGGATTTTTACGTGGAAACCAAAAGGTGAAAACCACGGGCCTTTTTGGGCGGTGTCAAGTCGAAACCCACTATATTTCTATGAGTTGGGTACATGTGTTGTAGAGTGTTTAGAGAGGGTTTTTGGTTTGATGTCGAGGTGCTTGGCCTTTCTCAAGGCTTtacacccctatttatacaaattaTGAGGGATTCTTTCATTTTGGTAACCCTAAACTACCATAAATGCTTTTAGGacttctttccttattacatttgggatattttcttaatatattttgaCTTCTTTTCCATATTTCCAGCACAAAATCTGCAATTGTCTTCCATCTCTTTTACGAAACTTCCCAAACCGCCTTCATTGCATTGCATTCTTCTTGCTTTACCGACCTTCCCCTTCACTCGGCCACAGCTCCTAGGTCGTTTGGACCGCCTTCTCTCCTCCGAATATTAAATCCTGAGCAGTCTTTCCCTTCCGTCGTCTTTTACTCTATTTCAAGCTCTAAGTATCGAGCCTTATCTCATCCCACATCaattattactccatattataataaaaatacatatttatattaaagagTTATTAAATAAAGACaacttaaataaaaatattaaacatacatgttatatttaatgatagataaaattataattaattatatatatacatttatataatacattatatttattagatacaaatattaaataaattgtaaatggtatttttaatataaaagctATTCTCAAAGGCAtaggaatagctaataccaaaACACCCATAGGCCATAGGAATGActattccctttgcaaaggtaatagctcattcctaggaatgctattcccaTGACAAAATGActgaaccaaacaatggaataggtcCATTTCAAAAAATTACTATTCCATTCCTGACCTatcccatgaaccaaacataccattagagtattagttaatatattataacattaatagtttaaaatttaaGACTTTGGGGCTTTGGGAATGGGCGGTACGCTGGTAAGGGACTAGGGGATAACAGGTTTACTTGTTAtttaattacattatatatatatatatatatatatatatatatatatatatatatatatatatatatattttttaatagggACTTGGCCCGCATGACTTGCGCGGGCCGTGGGCTAGGCTCGTTAGGACCACTCCTTCGCAGGCTGACTTTTTCGTAGTCTTAACACGCCTCACCGTGGTGCGGGTGCGGGCTAGCCAGCAAACTTCGACCCACTTTGACAATactagtttaaatgtttaagatttaaaattactaaaaaaaaattttaaaaaaaatgcccaGCCAACCAGCCGGCCGCCAATAGAGATTGTCAACTTCATCAACCTCTTTTAGTTGGCGTTCATGATCTGTGAGGGAGTCTGCTAACTCTCCAAGGGAGATGGGAGTTTCACAGACACAAACAACAGAGATGATAGTGTTGTATTCTTCTCctagttgtgttaaaatgtaaacaaataggTCTTCATCAGAAACTAGGCATTGCTAATGCAAGATCATCAACTAAGGACTGTGATGGGGATTAATTCCTCCATGTATCTAAGTGTATAGCAGAGTATGTAAAGTATAAAGTGTATATGAGAGAATTAAACCCAAGGAAGTCATTTTATTCATTATATATTCTTCTATAGTCTAGAGATAGTAGAGAGAACAACTTCTTGGGTGTTTTCTGGAGAGAGAGCCAAGAGAGAAAAAATCTCCTTCATGAAGGACCCAAGTCCCTTATATAGGGCTAATACTTGTATAATACGTTGGACATACGTATATTATTCGTAGGGCGGTATactcggggtatattccctatcagactacatgtcattcaaatagGCGGTAATCGATCGAGCACCCCTCGGATTTTTGGTGAGCTTAACGTTGAGGAAAATGATTCATTCGTCCCCGAGATGCACTAGCATAATTGGCAGCTAGTCGTTTCTAGGCAGGCTGTTGTAGCCAAAGATATTAGGTGTTGGATTATTGTGTCGGAACAACTCCCTAGAAGAGCACTAATGATTATTTGGTCTTGGCGATACCAAATAAAATGACTCGTCGGGTTTTGGATGATTTGAGCTTTATCGGTAAACTTGGCTACTTCTTTGATAGAACCATCAACATAGTCAAGAAGATTAAAGACAATGAGCGTAGATCAGACTTGGCGTCTCCAGACAGAGAAATTTGTGGTAGTGAG encodes:
- the LOC116030563 gene encoding probable glycosyltransferase At5g03795, whose translation is MAASFSSSFRLLWIMMPLFLVAGLAVFSGPRNSFWLFASPFLHGRGGVFNGSSTPQAQETFRPNNSSETSSSSSLRRYSKLEMLEAGLARSRASILRGNPAKDDDFIPNGPMYWNASAFHRSYLEMEKTLKVYVYKEGDPPVFHFGPCMHTYAIEGYFIQAMDITPFRTSDPNQAHLFFLPISVTMLTHVVFIRESHSWTEMKNTAFDYVNVIAHKYPFWNRSLGADHFMVACHDWGPEISFAVPNLHNNSIRALCNANTSERFDPKRDVSIPEIHLPHGTTKGLLGGPSPSERSVLVFYSGGLHGPIRPILMQHWENKSDEDVQIHSYLPKGLSYYGMMRKSKYCICPSGYEVASPRMVEALYMGCVPVLIKEGYIIPFSDVLNWKAFAVIIPVRDIPNLKKILTGISQMEYLKLQMRGIKMRRHFEINNPPKRYDVFHMILHSIWLRRLNIRVRDDIHNLS